Sequence from the Streptomyces mobaraensis NBRC 13819 = DSM 40847 genome:
CCACGTACTCGGTGCAGCCCTGGAGGCTGTCCTCGCCGTGCACGACGGTCCAGCCGGCCGGGACCTCCGCGAACACCGGCCACAGCGAGTGCTGGTTCTCGGCGTTGACGAGGACGTAGTAGCGGGCGTCGTTGTCCTCGAAGGGGTTGGTGGCGCTCATCTGCGGTGCTCCTTTGGTGAGGTGGAGTGGTTCGTGTCGATTGTTGGTGATCTTGGGGTGGTTCAGGAAGGGGCCGTGATGGTCTCCGGGGCCTCCTCGCCGGACCGGGCGGTG
This genomic interval carries:
- a CDS encoding MbtH family protein; translated protein: MSATNPFEDNDARYYVLVNAENQHSLWPVFAEVPAGWTVVHGEDSLQGCTEYVDANWTDMRPASLAARS